A single Heliomicrobium undosum DNA region contains:
- a CDS encoding site-specific integrase, whose protein sequence is MSDVARLTLLAAIDDFLLKKGVDANGVYINTNQNDGVYYPKIKAFYDYLLEKRNLKDDSWKDLLMEFKPKDIEESMVFYIDESRKHFNPAFWVRKKGTLHNYVTVVTEFFKYLSSIDHKNQKLLYTFDLWEEDDEQFNKIIEKVCEGKDLIEKVETQEPILDEDFRLLCDVCDNDINRLALNEKRLLEDDKYYNKYVRALIIKLLLFTGARYSVLTNITIKDFNVQCNVLKINNYTVHLPNKLCSQLQKYYLVRKNINSDFDNLFVFRNGKLSNGSNQITSPAFVVKFLIRHIGRDDIKGISKYTIIKMIKSNINQEIIQEFTQYKETIYYQCLGYVFKENDFLTKSRYLDSKIRSLDIFDYL, encoded by the coding sequence GTGAGTGATGTTGCTAGGTTAACACTTCTGGCTGCCATTGATGATTTTTTGTTAAAAAAAGGTGTAGATGCAAATGGGGTTTATATAAACACCAATCAAAATGATGGAGTTTATTATCCTAAAATCAAAGCGTTTTATGATTATCTATTAGAAAAACGGAATTTAAAAGATGACTCTTGGAAAGATTTATTAATGGAATTCAAACCCAAAGACATAGAAGAAAGTATGGTTTTTTATATTGATGAAAGTCGTAAACACTTTAATCCGGCGTTCTGGGTTAGAAAAAAAGGCACACTGCATAATTACGTAACTGTTGTAACCGAATTTTTTAAATATTTGTCATCGATAGACCATAAGAACCAAAAACTATTATATACATTTGATTTGTGGGAAGAAGACGATGAACAATTTAATAAAATAATAGAAAAAGTTTGTGAGGGCAAAGACTTAATAGAAAAAGTAGAAACACAAGAGCCAATTTTGGACGAGGATTTTAGATTATTATGTGATGTATGTGATAATGACATTAATCGATTAGCTTTAAACGAAAAAAGATTATTAGAAGATGACAAATACTACAATAAATATGTTAGAGCACTAATTATAAAGTTATTACTTTTTACTGGGGCAAGATATTCTGTATTAACCAACATTACTATTAAGGATTTCAATGTACAGTGTAATGTACTTAAAATAAATAATTACACCGTGCACCTGCCTAATAAGTTATGTAGTCAATTACAGAAGTACTATTTAGTTAGAAAAAACATTAATTCGGACTTTGACAACTTGTTTGTATTTAGAAATGGAAAATTATCTAATGGATCTAATCAAATAACAAGCCCCGCTTTTGTTGTAAAATTTTTAATTAGGCATATAGGGAGGGATGATATCAAAGGAATTAGTAAATATACGATAATTAAAATGATTAAGAGTAATATTAATCAGGAAATCATTCAGGAATTTACACAATACAAAGAAACAATTTATTATCAGTGTTTAGGTTATGTTTTCAAAGAAAATGATTTTTTAACAAAAAGCAGGTATCTGGATTCTAAAATTCGAAGCTTGGATATATTTGATTATTTGTAA